A genomic segment from Spinacia oleracea cultivar Varoflay chromosome 3, BTI_SOV_V1, whole genome shotgun sequence encodes:
- the LOC130469164 gene encoding uncharacterized protein, whose protein sequence is MVGVINRLKSALVRARSALSCRSPHSTRTGAGRAGADDAGPSGKGHGRERERARHSPLRHRRSDAGVSSSGERSEPERRRRSVSVAREPSPELQSQPHFWGDSGWGPSYHGEWSGWTGEAWRHGADDES, encoded by the exons atggtgggggtgatcaaccggttgaagtccgcgttggttcgagcccgatctgcactttcttgcaggagcccccactctactcgg acgggtgctggacgagccggggccgacgacgcgggtccctcgggcaagggacacggtcgtgagagagagagggcacggcactcgcccctacggcatcgccgttccgacgcgggggtgagttcttccggggagaggtccgagccggagcgtaggcgacgttccgtgtcggtggcccgagagcctagccccgagttgcagtcacaacctcatttttggggtgattctggctggggaccctcataccacggggagtggagtggatggaccggcgaggcttggagacatggagccgatgacgagtcttag